In the genome of Desulfomonilaceae bacterium, the window GGCCGTAAAACTAGAGTCAAGTCCAATGACCAGATGCTTCGTGAATTTGAAATTCTCTATCAGATGGGTTGGCGAGGCCGATGTTTTATAGTTGATGACAATTTCATCGGCAACAAGGCCAAGGTCAAATCATTATTGGCTGAATTGGAGGGTTGGCAGAAAGAACGTGAATATCCGTTCTCTCTGTTTACGGAAGCTTCGGTAAATCTGGCCGATGATCAGGAATTGATGTCACTCATGACCGCAGCGGGTTTTGATTCGGTATTTCTAGGACTTGAAACACCGGAAGAGGAGTGCCTCGCTGAATGTGGAAAACGCCAGAATCAGTCCAAGGATTTGGTAGAAGCGGTTAAGACCATTCAGAGGAATGGCATGGAGGTTATGGGAGGCTTTATCATAGGATTTGACAATGATCCGCCAAACATCTTTGAAAGCCAGATCAGGTTTATTCAAAGCAGCGGCGTAGCCAAAGCGATGATAGGTCTACTCAACGCCATACCGGGCACAAGATTATACCAACGGCTTCAGCAGGAGGGCCGGCTACTTGCCGATTGCACGGGTGACAATTGCGATGGCTCGTTGAATTTTATTCCCAAGAAAATGGACGCTGAAACCATTCGAGCTGGATATCAGGCGGTACTCAACCACATATATTCGCCTGCCGAGTATTACAAGCGAGTTCTGGAGTTCCTCAAGGAATACAAACCCACTCGACGTAAAAGAATCGACCGATTGGAAATCAGGGCTTTCTTTTCTTCGATCCTGTATCTGGGAATACTGGACAAAGGGAAATATTATTATTGGAAACTGTTAGTAAATGCGCTGGTCTTTCATCGAGAGGCCTTTGGTGAAGCCGTCTCTAGCGCTCTTTTCGGATACCACTTTCGTAAATTGTTAAGCAAATAGACCAAAGTTAACTCAAATCGGGGACACCGTCTTCTTCAAAATGTCTCCGATCTGAGTAGTTCGGGTTCTGGTTGTTGACCAATAACTCGTGAGACTGTTTGAAAAATAGTTCACCGTTGAGGCGCATTCGCCATAGTCCATCATCTCCCAATCGAGGTGGTTCTTCTATTGTAAATGTTCTTTCGAATCCAGGAAATCCGAAACAAATCTGTTTGCCTTTGATTATTACGGTTGCGCCGCGAACATGATAGTAGTGCCCGTGAAAATCACCTTTTCCATCCTGCCGGATATTGATTGTAGTTCCGGATGTTCCCTGCCAATCTCCAATAAAGATGGCTTGTTCGGAAAAGTTGTTGTCGATTCGTGAAGACCAATAAGCAGTTTTGATCCATGATGACACACTGGCGCCGAGAACAAAAACCGCTCCAAGAAGAATCAAGAAAATTATCGTCTTGTAAGTTCTCATGTTGGTATTTTAGATGAAAACGTTCTATCGGATGGATAAATACGAATTTCTTTCGAAGATTTAAAAACCCAAATCAAAAAGAAGCCCGACGGATTCTAAAAAAGGGTATGGCTCCAAAGAAGGAGGATACGGACTTCCGTCGGGCGATTACATGACTAGCTAATTTAGCTTAGCTTACCCAAAAAAAACTGTCAAGCGATAAATTATAGAATATCGACTATATGGAAATTTCTCACGCAATTTGATAGAAATTGTAAACCACAAATTAATCTTGTAAGGCAGGCAGATCTTGAGAGACGATCCAATAATCCTTAAAACCAGCAAAGAGATTGAAATATTAAGGGAAGCAAACCGAATCGTCGCCAATATTTTGGCCAGAATCGGTGAAATCATTAGGCCTGGGATTACAACCGGTGAATTGGACAAGATAGCCTCGGTCATGATCAGAAATTCCGGCGGCAAACCGGCGTTCAAAGGTTATCGAATGAGTAACCGACGCCCCTACCCCGCCTGTATATGCTCTTCCGTAAATGAGCAGGTCGTTCATGGCATTCCCGGACCTAGGATTCTGAAGGAGGGAGACATTGTAGGCGTTGATGTGGGGGTACTGTACAAGGGTTTTGTTGGAGACGCCGCACGTACTTATCCCGTGGGCTCCGTCTCCGAAGACGCCGCAAAGCTCCTCAACGTGACGGAAGAATCCTTGTATA includes:
- a CDS encoding DUF4070 domain-containing protein, whose translation is MKVLLVYPTIPDTFWSFKHILKFIRKRAAHVPLGLLTIGSMLPQDWGIKLVDMNVEPLTDEDLKWADMVFIGAMVVQKDSVREVVRRAKDLNKPIVAGGPLFSSTPKEFPEIDTLVLNEAEITLPLFLEDLHKGSLQRIYTSEEKPDITFTPLPKWDLINMSYYACMSIQYSRGCPFDCEFCDIVQLNGRKTRVKSNDQMLREFEILYQMGWRGRCFIVDDNFIGNKAKVKSLLAELEGWQKEREYPFSLFTEASVNLADDQELMSLMTAAGFDSVFLGLETPEEECLAECGKRQNQSKDLVEAVKTIQRNGMEVMGGFIIGFDNDPPNIFESQIRFIQSSGVAKAMIGLLNAIPGTRLYQRLQQEGRLLADCTGDNCDGSLNFIPKKMDAETIRAGYQAVLNHIYSPAEYYKRVLEFLKEYKPTRRKRIDRLEIRAFFSSILYLGILDKGKYYYWKLLVNALVFHREAFGEAVSSALFGYHFRKLLSK
- the map gene encoding type I methionyl aminopeptidase; translation: MRDDPIILKTSKEIEILREANRIVANILARIGEIIRPGITTGELDKIASVMIRNSGGKPAFKGYRMSNRRPYPACICSSVNEQVVHGIPGPRILKEGDIVGVDVGVLYKGFVGDAARTYPVGSVSEDAAKLLNVTEESLYRGIEQAIPGNRLQQISSAVQKHVEANGFSVVRDFVGHGVGRNMHEPPQIPNYTGVGGNPRLEIGMTLALEPMVNQGSWRIKLLNDEWTAVTADGKLSAHFEHSIAITEDGPYILSNL